A region from the Panicum hallii strain FIL2 chromosome 1, PHallii_v3.1, whole genome shotgun sequence genome encodes:
- the LOC112898636 gene encoding paraneoplastic antigen Ma6E-like, producing the protein MSTGGTGGAVGAAGAAGHDAGGAAGAWGAVHGAGDGAAGAWCAGADAGGAAGRGVAGGAGAGGSKGGAAQGLAGARGSRGGAGRGGAGRGGAGGSRGHARISSLPKSSGSVHDTTMLYNAMKLDRDFFPHPPKGKYYVVDAGYPNRPGYLAPYKGESGVLDFERVERDENYEPTIPESSWFSSLAYSVFTAARFLVRAAEKEQQEQAQTESKG; encoded by the exons ATGTCCACGGGCGGCACGGGCGGCGCGGTCGgtgcggcgggcgcggcgggccacgacgcgggcggcgcggcgggcgcgtgGGGCGCGGTCCACGGTgcgggcgacggcgcggcgggcgcgtgGTGCGCGGGCGCggacgcgggcggcgcggctggcaGGGGCGTCGCGggtggcgcgggcgcgggcggcagcaAGGGCGGCGCGGCCCAGGGCCTGGCCGGCGCGCGAGGCAGCAGGGGTGGTGCTGGGAGGGGCGGAgctggcaggggcggcgcgggaggcagcAGGGGTCATGCCCGCATCTCCAGTCTTCCGAAATCG TCGGGTTCTGTGCATGACACCACTATGTTGTATAATGCAATGAAGTTGGATCGAGATTTTTTCCCGCACCCTCCCAAGG GTAAGTATTATGTTGTTGATGCCGGATATCCTAATAGACCGGGATATCTAGCACCATACAAGGGTGAGAG TGGTGTTTTAGACTTTGAACGTGTGGAGCGTGATGAAAATTATGAGCCTACAATACCGGAAAG CTCATGGTTTTCTTCGCTGGCGTATTCTGTGTTCACGGCCGCGCGGTTCCTCGTCCGGGCAGCAGAGAAGGAGCAGCAGGAGCAGGCGCAGACTGAATCGAAGGGTtag
- the LOC112893357 gene encoding protein-tyrosine-phosphatase IBR5-like isoform X2 translates to MRKRERENPCGICGHYHKFEEGEVCGVCGHRWKPSDGEGTPARHESAFPTEVLKDFLFLGSYDNASRSEVLKTLGISRILNNSFTYHSLQRDRPLDFDGAIQFLEQCERDKSRVLVHCMSGKNRSAAIVAAFLMNSRAWRLAQSLQWVKDRRPQVQLTDASRNELLEYEQKLFGLSAEPVIPTESFASLGFGYTKPADDTQAPAFNQMTAPSIFQRVGPNDIPANFAFGAERTVGVNPQDSDNNGGTNPASTDNVMDSS, encoded by the exons ATGAGGAAGCGGGAGCGGGAGAACCCGTGCGGGATCTGCGGGCACTACCACAAGTTCGAGGAGGGTGAGGTCTGCGGGGTGTGCGGCCACCGCTGGAAGCCGTCGGACGGGGAGGGCACCCCGGCGAGGCACGAGTCCGCCTTCCCCACCGAGGTGCTCAAGGACTTCCTCTTCCTCGGGAGCTACGACAACGCCTCCCGCTCCGAGGTCCTCAAGACGCTCGGCATCTCCCGCATCCTCAAT AATTCATTCACATATCACAGTCTACAGCGTGACAGGCCTTTGGATTTTGATGGGGCAATCCAGTTTCTAG AACAATGTGAAAGAGATAAATCACGTGTTCTTGTTCATTGCATGTCTGGAAAAAACAG GTCAGCAGCTATTGTTGCAGCCTTCTTGATGAACTCTAGAGCATGGAGACTTGCTCAGTCTTTACAGTGGGTGAAAGACCGTCGGCCTCAGGTTCAACTGACAGATG CTTCTCGGAACGAGCTTCTGGAGTACGAGCAGAAGCTTTTTGGGCTCAGTGCGGAACCCGTGATTCCCACTGAATCATTTGCTTCTCTTGGATTTGGTTACACAAAACCAGCAGATGACACCCAAGCACCTGCGTTCAACCAAATGACCGCGCCATCCATATTCCAGCGAGTCGGCCCGAATGACATTCCTGCCAACTTCGCTTTTGGAGCTGAGAGGACGGTGGGAGTCAATCCTCAAGATAGTGATAACAATGGTGGGACCAACCCAGCTTCAACTGATAACGTGATGGACAGCTCTTAA
- the LOC112893357 gene encoding protein-tyrosine-phosphatase IBR5-like isoform X1, with the protein MRKRERENPCGICGHYHKFEEGEVCGVCGHRWKPSDGEGTPARHESAFPTEVLKDFLFLGSYDNASRSEVLKTLGISRILNTVPDCYNLYQNSFTYHSLQRDRPLDFDGAIQFLEQCERDKSRVLVHCMSGKNRSAAIVAAFLMNSRAWRLAQSLQWVKDRRPQVQLTDASRNELLEYEQKLFGLSAEPVIPTESFASLGFGYTKPADDTQAPAFNQMTAPSIFQRVGPNDIPANFAFGAERTVGVNPQDSDNNGGTNPASTDNVMDSS; encoded by the exons ATGAGGAAGCGGGAGCGGGAGAACCCGTGCGGGATCTGCGGGCACTACCACAAGTTCGAGGAGGGTGAGGTCTGCGGGGTGTGCGGCCACCGCTGGAAGCCGTCGGACGGGGAGGGCACCCCGGCGAGGCACGAGTCCGCCTTCCCCACCGAGGTGCTCAAGGACTTCCTCTTCCTCGGGAGCTACGACAACGCCTCCCGCTCCGAGGTCCTCAAGACGCTCGGCATCTCCCGCATCCTCAAT ACTGTGCCTGATTGCTACAATCTGTACCAGAATTCATTCACATATCACAGTCTACAGCGTGACAGGCCTTTGGATTTTGATGGGGCAATCCAGTTTCTAG AACAATGTGAAAGAGATAAATCACGTGTTCTTGTTCATTGCATGTCTGGAAAAAACAG GTCAGCAGCTATTGTTGCAGCCTTCTTGATGAACTCTAGAGCATGGAGACTTGCTCAGTCTTTACAGTGGGTGAAAGACCGTCGGCCTCAGGTTCAACTGACAGATG CTTCTCGGAACGAGCTTCTGGAGTACGAGCAGAAGCTTTTTGGGCTCAGTGCGGAACCCGTGATTCCCACTGAATCATTTGCTTCTCTTGGATTTGGTTACACAAAACCAGCAGATGACACCCAAGCACCTGCGTTCAACCAAATGACCGCGCCATCCATATTCCAGCGAGTCGGCCCGAATGACATTCCTGCCAACTTCGCTTTTGGAGCTGAGAGGACGGTGGGAGTCAATCCTCAAGATAGTGATAACAATGGTGGGACCAACCCAGCTTCAACTGATAACGTGATGGACAGCTCTTAA
- the LOC112875390 gene encoding uncharacterized protein LOC112875390: protein MVTMEPLGAYKKATAALDEAARARLRGPFTRDTAPSPAPSRRADADDGLMDLVDEFYNGYGEHGADGAAAKDAVAARAKEWKETLRLTLAGAAADAAAARIRAEAERIVRDAGSAVVVGGGGMRKHLAERLRARGFNAGLCRSSWERTSRVPAPGSHEYVEVTTAGFSPSASSRYIVEVNVAAEFEIARPSAQYQDLLSSLPPVLVATPEAMRELAAAMCGAAAESIRGAGMHVPPWRRAVYAQAKWSGQFERVEAAAGPRPEAGARAAARTRRPGGRKNCGMEMGRREVAMGREALVSVRPLFRGL from the exons ATGGTGACGATGGAGCCCTTGGGTGCGTACAAGAAGGCAACGGCGGCGCTGGACGAGGCGGCGAGGGCTCGGCTACGGGGCCCGTTCACCAGGGACACCGCGCCCTCGCCGGCGCCGTCCCGGCGCGCGGATGCCGACGACGGTCTGATGGATTTGGTGGACGAGTTCTACAACGGATACGGCGAGCACGGCgccgacggcgccgccgccaaggACGCCGTGGCGGCGCGGGCAAAGGAGTGGAAGGAAACGCTGCGCCTCACGctggcgggcgcggcggccgacGCGGCGGCCGCGCGAATCCGCGCCGAGGCGGAGCGCATTGTCCGAGACGCCGGGTCAGCCGTCGTCGTTGGCGGCGGCGGGATGAGGAAGCACCTCGCGGAGCGGCTCCGGGCGAGGGGTTTCAACGCCG GTCTCTGCAGGTCGTCGTGGGAAAGAACCAGCAGGGTCCCCGCGCCGGGCTCGCACGAGTACGTGGAGGTCACAACGGCGGGCTTCTCGCCGTCGGCGTCGTCTCGCTACATCGTGGAGGTCAACGTCGCAGCCGAGTTCGAGATCGCGAGGCCCAGCGCCCAGTACCAGGACCTCCTCTCGTCCCTGCCGCCGGTGCTCGTGGCGACGCCAGAGGCCATGAGGGAGCTCGCCGCGGCAAtgtgcggcgcggcggcggagtccATCCGCGGCGCGGGCATGCACGTGCCGCCGTGGAGGCGCGCGGTGTACGCGCAGGCCAAGTGGTCCGGCCAGTTCGAGAGGGtggaggccgcggcggggccACGGCCGGAAGCCggagcgagggcggcggcgcgcacccGGCGGCCCGGCGGGCGGAAGAACTGCGGGATGGAGATGGGGCGCCGGGAGGTGGCCATGGGCAGGGAGGCGTTGGTGAGCGTGAGGCCCTTGTTCCGAGGATTGTGA